One part of the Sulfolobus tengchongensis genome encodes these proteins:
- a CDS encoding sugar phosphate isomerase/epimerase gives MRLGIQSYSLRKLSYENALKAISDLGITYVEAFPRHLPPSNNTEAVIELHKKFGTKLVAHGVNHLKNDEKELRSLFEFANKVGIEVITADPDEDALNLINDLVKEYNIKVAIHNHGPNHRWGSFKRIYEYTKKLDYRIGMCLDLAHLVRYGENPIDAIETLSNRIHDIHIKDVDSRGNDVIVGTGTINVKGVVNKVKELGLNTPLMIEYEPDPDNPINGIIRSVEFVKKILQ, from the coding sequence ATGAGGCTTGGAATTCAAAGCTATTCCCTTAGGAAATTAAGTTATGAAAACGCTTTGAAGGCAATATCTGATCTAGGAATCACGTATGTTGAAGCTTTTCCCAGACATCTACCTCCTTCCAATAACACTGAGGCTGTTATAGAGTTACATAAAAAATTTGGAACTAAGTTAGTTGCGCATGGGGTAAATCACTTAAAGAATGATGAGAAAGAGTTAAGAAGTCTCTTCGAATTTGCAAATAAAGTAGGAATTGAAGTTATAACCGCAGATCCAGACGAAGACGCCTTAAATTTAATTAACGATTTAGTTAAGGAATACAACATCAAAGTTGCGATACATAACCACGGCCCTAATCACAGATGGGGATCTTTTAAAAGAATCTACGAATACACTAAAAAACTAGATTACAGAATTGGAATGTGCCTTGATCTAGCTCACTTAGTTAGATACGGAGAAAATCCCATAGATGCAATAGAAACACTTTCCAATAGAATTCATGACATACACATAAAAGATGTGGATAGCAGAGGAAATGACGTAATAGTAGGAACGGGTACTATCAACGTTAAGGGAGTTGTAAATAAAGTTAAGGAGTTAGGATTGAATACACCTTTAATGATAGAATACGAACCAGATCCAGATAACCCCATTAATGGAATAATAAGATCTGTGGAGTTCGTAAAGAAAATCCTTCAATAA
- the malA gene encoding alpha-glucosidase MalA, which produces MQEHKVYEGNGIYKIEVGDPLPPLEFEYKLRESNKTVSEIGLIIRQEHDRVIIEKSLDLKEHIVGLGEKAYELDRKRKRYVMYNVDAGAYKKYQDPLYVSIPFFISIKNGTATGYFINSASKVIFDIGLEEYDRIKIIIPEESVELYVIEGPTIERVIERYVELTGKPFLPPMWAFGYMISRYSYYPQDKVVELVDLMQKEGFRVSGVFLDIHYMDKYKLFTWHPQRFPDPKKMIDELHKRNVKLITIVDHGIRVDQNYSPFISGIGKYCEFESGELFVGKMWPGTTVYPDFFREDTREWWANLISEWLSQGVDGIWLDMNEPTDFSKIIEIRNVLSSLPVEFRDDRLLHVFPDDVIHHLKGRKVRHEKVRNAYPLYEAMATFEGFRKSKRDEVFILSRAGYSGIQRYAFIWTGDNTPSWDDLKLQLQLVLGLSISGVPFVGCDIGGFQGRGFSAIDNSFELLVRYYALALFFPFYRSHKATDGIDTEPVFLPQYYKEKIRQIIELRYKFMPYLYSLALEASNKGHPVIRPLFYEFQDDDDAYKIEDEYLVGKYLLYAPLISREESRLVILPNSNWYDYWSGQIYKGKTVIRSSNDLPIYLREGSIIPLEGDELVIYGKGSLKRYDNVEIVFNGEEIRFSKEIYISRLTIVESERTLNKVIVNGKELTVEKRKPNTFSVDVNTVVKEGKIRLIY; this is translated from the coding sequence ATGCAAGAACATAAGGTTTATGAAGGAAATGGTATCTATAAAATAGAAGTAGGAGATCCTTTACCGCCATTAGAATTTGAATACAAACTAAGGGAGTCAAATAAGACCGTTTCTGAAATAGGTTTAATAATTAGACAAGAGCATGATAGAGTGATCATAGAGAAATCCTTAGATCTAAAGGAACATATAGTGGGTTTAGGAGAAAAGGCATATGAATTAGATAGAAAGAGGAAGAGATATGTTATGTACAATGTTGACGCAGGAGCATATAAAAAGTATCAAGATCCTCTTTACGTTAGCATACCCTTTTTTATTTCAATAAAAAATGGCACAGCAACTGGGTATTTCATTAACTCAGCATCTAAGGTTATCTTTGATATAGGCTTAGAGGAGTACGATAGGATAAAAATTATAATACCAGAGGAATCAGTTGAACTATACGTCATTGAAGGACCAACTATAGAAAGGGTTATAGAGAGGTATGTTGAGCTAACTGGTAAGCCATTCCTTCCTCCTATGTGGGCTTTTGGTTACATGATATCTCGATATTCTTATTATCCTCAAGATAAAGTGGTGGAATTAGTTGACCTAATGCAAAAAGAGGGATTTAGAGTATCTGGAGTATTTCTTGACATACATTACATGGATAAATATAAATTATTCACTTGGCATCCTCAAAGATTCCCAGATCCCAAAAAGATGATTGATGAATTGCATAAACGCAACGTTAAGCTAATCACCATAGTTGATCACGGAATAAGGGTTGATCAAAATTATTCTCCTTTTATTTCTGGTATAGGAAAATATTGTGAGTTTGAGAGCGGAGAATTATTTGTAGGTAAGATGTGGCCTGGAACTACAGTTTATCCAGATTTCTTTAGAGAAGATACTAGAGAATGGTGGGCAAATCTAATCTCAGAATGGCTATCACAAGGTGTAGATGGAATTTGGCTTGATATGAATGAGCCTACGGACTTCTCTAAAATTATTGAAATCAGAAACGTATTATCAAGTTTACCAGTAGAGTTCAGAGATGATAGATTACTTCACGTATTTCCAGATGATGTTATTCACCATTTAAAGGGTAGAAAAGTAAGGCATGAAAAGGTAAGAAATGCTTATCCTCTATATGAAGCAATGGCTACCTTTGAGGGATTTAGAAAGAGCAAAAGAGATGAAGTTTTCATATTGAGTAGGGCGGGTTATTCTGGGATACAGAGATATGCATTTATCTGGACTGGAGATAATACCCCTTCATGGGACGACCTAAAACTACAATTGCAATTGGTTCTCGGCTTGTCAATATCTGGTGTTCCTTTTGTTGGGTGCGATATAGGAGGATTCCAAGGTAGAGGATTCTCAGCAATTGATAATTCGTTTGAATTGTTAGTTAGATATTATGCTTTAGCGTTGTTCTTTCCATTTTATAGATCTCATAAGGCTACAGATGGAATAGACACTGAACCAGTATTTTTACCGCAGTACTACAAGGAAAAGATAAGACAAATAATTGAGCTAAGATATAAGTTCATGCCATACTTATACTCTTTAGCGCTAGAGGCTAGCAATAAGGGCCATCCAGTAATTAGGCCGCTATTTTATGAATTTCAGGACGACGATGACGCGTATAAAATTGAAGATGAATACCTTGTTGGTAAGTACTTATTATATGCACCTCTGATATCTAGAGAGGAAAGCAGATTGGTCATTTTGCCAAATTCCAATTGGTATGACTATTGGTCTGGACAGATCTACAAAGGGAAAACCGTGATAAGATCGAGTAACGATTTACCGATATATTTGAGAGAAGGCTCCATAATTCCATTAGAAGGTGATGAACTCGTAATCTACGGTAAAGGCTCATTAAAGCGATATGATAATGTAGAAATTGTCTTTAATGGTGAAGAAATAAGGTTCTCTAAGGAGATTTACATATCTAGACTAACAATAGTGGAAAGTGAAAGAACCTTAAATAAAGTGATAGTAAACGGGAAGGAGCTAACTGTGGAAAAGAGAAAACCTAATACTTTCAGTGTTGACGTGAATACCGTAGTGAAAGAAGGTAAAATTAGACTCATTTATTGA
- a CDS encoding ABC transporter ATP-binding protein, whose amino-acid sequence MESVLDVRELTAGYFTQNGLVVAVTNVNFNVKPNEIVAIAGESGCGKSTLAMAIYGLLKYPAVILKGHVYLNGKDILSMDKDKLRELRMKEFAYIPQFAMDALDPVTKIGDQMIRAALSHGVSESEAHKLVKEKLEIVDLPPNVLNMYPMELSGGMRQRVVIATSILLNPSLIILDEPTTGLDVLVQYEILKDLKKIQRKLGISLLLISHDLSMLMMIADRVAIMYAGEIVEISQREELLKRPSHPYTMLLLNSLPSLIQRRKRLLSIPGNPPLMLSKVPISCRFSDRCPFVMERCKDSHPALVSIGEGHNVRCLLHQERYTDLSNLSLPPDYYVEEEYIADDHEQGNIVMKIENLSKTYFVRKKFVFTEAIDAVNNVSFDLKKYTITALIGGSGHGKSTIARILAGLVQQTSGKIYLLGEDVSEYRLRNSMWYKENVQMIFQDPYSSLDPRHNVMWHIERPLLIHKKVSDEKHLQTKISEILKSVGLKPPEKYLYKYPHELSGGERQRVAIARAIAVEPKVLIADEPVSMLDASLRAGILNLLKRFKSSGMSILYITHDIATVSYIADEIMVIYRGKIVEKGKTDEVISNPSHEYTKRLIEAIPDPYKTI is encoded by the coding sequence ATGGAAAGTGTTCTCGATGTTAGAGAATTAACAGCAGGATACTTCACTCAAAATGGGCTAGTTGTTGCAGTAACCAACGTTAATTTTAATGTAAAGCCTAACGAAATAGTAGCAATAGCCGGAGAATCTGGATGCGGAAAATCTACACTTGCTATGGCAATATATGGCCTATTGAAATATCCTGCTGTTATTTTAAAAGGCCATGTATATTTAAATGGTAAAGATATACTTTCCATGGATAAAGATAAGCTTAGAGAGCTTAGAATGAAGGAGTTTGCGTATATTCCTCAATTTGCTATGGACGCATTGGATCCAGTAACCAAAATAGGAGATCAGATGATAAGGGCAGCGTTAAGTCATGGTGTTAGTGAAAGTGAGGCTCATAAGCTAGTAAAGGAAAAACTAGAGATTGTAGACCTTCCTCCTAATGTTTTAAATATGTACCCTATGGAGCTATCTGGAGGTATGAGACAAAGAGTAGTTATTGCAACTTCAATACTCTTAAATCCCTCCTTGATAATATTAGATGAACCAACTACCGGATTGGATGTTCTCGTCCAATACGAGATATTAAAGGATCTTAAAAAAATACAAAGAAAGTTAGGTATATCACTGCTACTCATATCACATGATCTATCTATGTTGATGATGATAGCTGACAGAGTTGCAATAATGTATGCTGGTGAAATAGTGGAAATATCGCAAAGAGAAGAGCTCCTAAAAAGGCCTTCACATCCCTATACAATGTTACTGTTAAACAGCTTACCCTCTTTAATACAGAGGCGTAAAAGATTGCTGTCCATACCAGGAAATCCACCATTAATGCTATCTAAAGTTCCAATTTCATGTAGATTTTCTGATAGATGTCCATTCGTAATGGAAAGATGTAAAGATTCTCATCCCGCATTAGTAAGTATAGGAGAGGGACATAATGTTAGATGTCTCTTACACCAAGAACGTTATACCGATTTATCAAATCTTTCTCTGCCTCCAGATTACTATGTGGAAGAAGAATATATTGCTGATGATCATGAGCAAGGAAATATAGTAATGAAAATCGAGAATCTGAGTAAAACATATTTTGTTAGGAAAAAATTCGTTTTTACTGAGGCAATAGATGCTGTCAATAACGTTTCTTTTGACTTGAAGAAGTATACGATAACCGCTTTAATAGGTGGAAGTGGACATGGAAAGTCTACTATCGCTAGAATATTAGCTGGATTAGTTCAACAAACATCTGGTAAAATATATTTGCTAGGAGAAGATGTTAGTGAGTATAGGCTTAGGAATTCCATGTGGTATAAAGAAAATGTTCAAATGATATTTCAAGATCCCTACTCTTCACTTGACCCTCGACATAATGTCATGTGGCATATAGAAAGGCCTTTATTAATTCATAAAAAGGTTTCAGATGAAAAACATCTTCAAACTAAAATTAGTGAAATTCTTAAGAGTGTTGGACTGAAACCTCCCGAGAAATATCTATATAAATATCCTCATGAACTTTCTGGTGGAGAAAGACAAAGAGTAGCGATAGCTAGGGCAATAGCAGTTGAACCTAAAGTGTTAATTGCAGATGAGCCAGTATCTATGTTGGACGCGTCGCTACGAGCCGGTATATTAAATTTACTCAAAAGATTTAAGAGTAGCGGAATGAGCATATTGTACATTACACATGATATAGCTACTGTTTCCTATATTGCTGATGAAATAATGGTAATATATAGAGGTAAAATAGTAGAAAAAGGAAAAACTGATGAGGTAATATCAAATCCTTCACATGAATACACAAAACGCTTAATAGAGGCTATACCAGACCCATATAAGACTATATAG
- a CDS encoding ABC transporter substrate-binding protein: MKYKYKDIIGYIIAIFLVMSAFGFLYISGHVAKSQTPQLNPQPTFSYASSYPPFGVTTGSGPIVPNNWNVFGIGEKSDDIPYMFIFEPLAYADFMTGQLYPWLATNWTFTDNNTNFIVYLRHGVYFYYNGTWTNGSQVQILWPFTAKDVLVSFQDYFEVYGNPFNVTVTEINPYEVDFHFGTPNVQYALYDLLEQFIVPWEQYANLSNPASAVIPIPVGTGPYYLAHATATEAVLYRNPYYWIPGRPFIPALTYYVAVSNSIAYGYLAKGVAQWGGTGSTGSTPFSKLFAYANPQYYFGMASIGNGSGGQPSFLWINFAKLNYWPWNETWFRYALSLALNRTQISIGSQFGITTGAPPTPADFLPSPMEQIWLNSTIIQEAHQVDQYNLTEAIQILESHGLKIINGKLSFPNGTPLPPVTIINYQGFSDTFATSELIAQDLQQIGLQISVISETPSNMFASEDNGQYDLIYWLTNAYTPYYVWEYAFIPPLIPGTDQPNVTALQTIGVPIYTDPGRWIPPKEFIDLWIQAGDTTNVTLLKQIYNKMAAILIKDLPAIPVVFDAYPRYEYEDQYYIGFSTPQYFYTWNVEPWIYGNVLMLLNIAPRPPGMTQQQEIQYTQTAWQDLLNYINGKATTATPQSLLNMLQPTVPLNTSTSTTSTSTTTPLTTTTTSTSTTPISTSTSTTTSSSGLSIGVIVGIVVVVIVVIVVVAFVALRRR; this comes from the coding sequence ATGAAATATAAATATAAAGATATAATAGGATATATAATTGCAATATTCCTAGTAATGTCTGCATTTGGTTTCCTATATATTAGTGGTCATGTAGCAAAATCTCAGACACCACAACTTAATCCACAACCTACTTTTTCTTACGCTTCATCATATCCTCCCTTCGGTGTGACTACCGGATCAGGTCCCATAGTGCCTAATAATTGGAATGTGTTCGGTATCGGTGAGAAAAGTGATGACATACCTTACATGTTCATATTTGAGCCCTTAGCGTATGCTGATTTTATGACGGGTCAATTATATCCATGGTTAGCTACTAATTGGACATTCACTGATAACAACACTAACTTCATCGTGTATTTGAGGCATGGAGTTTACTTCTATTACAATGGAACATGGACTAATGGTTCACAAGTTCAGATTTTGTGGCCTTTTACAGCCAAAGATGTTTTGGTCAGTTTTCAAGATTATTTTGAAGTATATGGTAATCCATTTAATGTAACAGTAACTGAAATTAATCCGTACGAAGTAGATTTTCATTTTGGTACTCCTAATGTGCAGTATGCGTTATATGATCTTCTAGAGCAATTTATAGTGCCTTGGGAGCAGTATGCTAATTTATCAAATCCCGCTTCTGCGGTCATACCTATACCCGTTGGCACTGGTCCTTACTATTTAGCTCATGCAACAGCTACAGAGGCTGTTCTTTATAGAAATCCTTACTATTGGATACCAGGTAGGCCATTTATACCTGCGCTCACATATTATGTAGCTGTTTCAAACTCTATAGCATATGGCTATTTAGCTAAGGGAGTAGCTCAATGGGGAGGGACTGGAAGCACTGGTTCTACACCTTTCAGCAAGCTATTCGCCTATGCAAATCCTCAATATTATTTCGGAATGGCAAGTATAGGTAATGGGTCTGGAGGTCAACCCTCATTTTTATGGATTAACTTTGCTAAGCTCAATTACTGGCCTTGGAACGAGACATGGTTCAGATATGCCTTATCATTAGCCTTAAACAGGACTCAAATCAGTATTGGTTCTCAGTTTGGAATAACAACTGGAGCACCCCCAACACCTGCTGACTTTTTACCATCACCTATGGAACAAATTTGGCTTAATTCAACTATCATCCAAGAAGCTCATCAAGTGGATCAATATAATTTAACTGAAGCTATTCAAATTCTAGAGTCGCATGGTCTTAAGATAATTAATGGTAAGCTAAGTTTTCCCAACGGTACACCATTACCACCTGTTACTATAATTAATTATCAAGGTTTCTCAGATACTTTCGCTACTAGTGAGTTAATTGCTCAAGATTTACAGCAAATTGGTCTACAAATTTCTGTTATATCTGAGACACCATCAAACATGTTCGCAAGTGAAGATAATGGTCAATATGATTTGATTTATTGGCTAACTAACGCTTATACTCCGTATTATGTTTGGGAATATGCTTTCATTCCTCCTCTTATACCGGGTACCGATCAGCCAAACGTAACTGCTCTTCAAACTATAGGAGTGCCTATATATACTGATCCGGGAAGATGGATTCCACCTAAAGAATTTATAGACTTATGGATACAAGCTGGAGATACTACTAATGTAACGCTTTTGAAGCAAATATATAATAAGATGGCTGCTATTCTCATAAAGGATCTACCTGCGATACCCGTTGTCTTCGATGCATATCCTAGATACGAGTATGAGGATCAATATTACATAGGATTTTCTACCCCTCAATACTTCTACACTTGGAACGTAGAGCCCTGGATATATGGAAATGTGTTAATGTTACTTAATATAGCCCCTAGACCACCAGGTATGACACAGCAACAAGAAATACAATATACTCAGACCGCATGGCAAGACTTATTGAACTATATAAATGGAAAAGCAACTACTGCAACCCCTCAATCTCTACTAAACATGTTACAACCAACAGTTCCACTTAACACTTCAACTTCTACTACTTCAACTTCCACGACTACGCCCTTAACAACTACCACAACTTCTACTTCAACTACGCCCATATCTACTTCAACTTCCACTACTACCTCATCAAGCGGATTATCCATAGGTGTTATTGTAGGCATAGTTGTAGTAGTTATTGTTGTAATAGTTGTAGTAGCGTTTGTAGCATTAAGAAGAAGATAA
- a CDS encoding ABC transporter permease, whose protein sequence is MAQSRFGIFNFKIDKYSPVYNLIRGVWEQRVARVGFYILLAIIIFSLIGVFYTPYNPNYTGFPRDLPPSPQHLLGTDDYGHDVFSQLLVGGFPVIGVGFAVGLIGTFISILVGITAGLYAETMIDRVLSAITQIFLIIPGILIIELIGAYLGAVQFKLGYLTILFALSSTGWAWGSRVLRSLVLALRRREYILSSELIGESKLSTIFRQIIPNNLPFIASNFFFTAIYGITGFTFIYYFGLGSLTQVNWGTMLYWSLGGEAYLRGLWWWYIPPGLMIGLVAFSFALINIGIDRVANPRLRVWDVKKYMKQLEKAKEKNEVVVK, encoded by the coding sequence ATGGCCCAAAGTAGATTTGGTATATTTAACTTCAAAATAGACAAGTACAGCCCCGTCTATAACCTTATAAGGGGCGTATGGGAACAGAGAGTAGCTAGGGTAGGTTTCTACATACTCTTAGCGATAATAATATTCTCTCTAATTGGGGTCTTCTATACTCCATATAATCCTAATTATACAGGATTCCCAAGAGATTTGCCTCCTTCACCTCAACATTTACTAGGTACTGATGATTATGGACACGATGTTTTCTCCCAATTGTTAGTAGGTGGATTTCCAGTAATAGGTGTTGGTTTTGCAGTAGGTCTAATAGGCACTTTTATATCCATTCTAGTAGGTATTACAGCCGGTTTATATGCCGAAACGATGATTGATCGTGTATTAAGCGCAATAACTCAAATATTTCTTATAATACCTGGAATTTTAATTATAGAGCTAATAGGAGCATATTTGGGGGCAGTTCAATTTAAACTAGGTTATCTAACTATTCTCTTTGCACTCTCATCAACAGGGTGGGCATGGGGATCTAGGGTGTTAAGATCTCTAGTATTAGCATTAAGGCGAAGAGAATATATACTATCATCTGAACTAATTGGAGAATCTAAATTAAGCACCATATTCCGTCAAATAATACCAAATAATTTACCATTTATTGCATCTAACTTCTTCTTCACTGCCATTTATGGTATAACTGGATTCACATTCATTTACTACTTTGGATTAGGTAGTCTAACACAAGTTAACTGGGGAACCATGCTGTATTGGTCTTTAGGTGGAGAAGCGTATTTAAGAGGACTGTGGTGGTGGTATATTCCACCGGGACTTATGATAGGTTTAGTAGCATTCTCCTTTGCCTTAATAAACATAGGAATCGATAGAGTAGCAAATCCAAGACTCAGAGTGTGGGATGTTAAGAAGTACATGAAGCAATTAGAAAAAGCAAAGGAAAAGAATGAGGTAGTTGTGAAATGA
- a CDS encoding Gfo/Idh/MocA family oxidoreductase, whose amino-acid sequence MTKRIGVAVIGLGSVGKTHVKVLKEIEKEVEFVKLIAVVDQVRATAESIGKQYGISYYSTIDDALKNPEIDVITIATPTYLHAPQAILAMEYGKNVIVEKPMATTLAGAKEMISRAEKNNVKLGVIFQERYAPDIKRLKNEIIDNLGKVYLIESELKWYRDVKDYYKRDEIARSWRGMWNTEGGGVMTNQGIHTIDLMIWLNGDVVEVSGFIDNLTHESIEVEDTAVAVIRYKNGALGTISQTVSMKPINYQYRKIRVHGSNGFAEIVDNKLATVAVEGKMESKEKVEYREETIIQWGDLHKALFKDFLKALSEDRRFPIDGKDGMKSLELIKAIYLSSASRQIVKLPLDINIVI is encoded by the coding sequence ATGACGAAAAGAATTGGTGTAGCCGTAATAGGTTTAGGTTCTGTGGGAAAGACGCATGTAAAGGTCTTAAAGGAGATAGAAAAGGAAGTCGAATTTGTGAAATTAATAGCAGTAGTGGATCAAGTTAGAGCTACAGCAGAAAGCATTGGCAAACAATATGGCATATCATATTACTCCACTATTGATGACGCTCTAAAAAATCCAGAAATCGATGTGATCACTATTGCGACTCCTACATATTTACACGCACCTCAAGCCATCTTGGCGATGGAGTATGGTAAGAACGTAATTGTAGAAAAACCAATGGCAACCACTTTAGCTGGGGCTAAGGAAATGATAAGTAGAGCTGAAAAAAATAACGTAAAATTAGGTGTAATATTCCAAGAAAGATATGCCCCCGATATTAAAAGGCTTAAAAATGAAATAATAGATAATTTGGGTAAGGTGTATTTAATCGAATCCGAATTAAAATGGTACCGTGACGTAAAAGACTATTACAAGAGAGATGAGATAGCTAGAAGCTGGAGGGGTATGTGGAACACTGAAGGGGGTGGAGTTATGACAAATCAAGGAATTCATACAATAGATCTCATGATATGGCTTAACGGTGATGTGGTAGAGGTGTCTGGATTCATCGATAACTTAACTCATGAGTCTATAGAAGTGGAAGACACTGCGGTTGCAGTTATAAGGTATAAGAATGGAGCTTTAGGAACCATATCCCAAACTGTCTCCATGAAGCCTATAAACTATCAGTATAGAAAGATAAGAGTTCATGGGAGTAACGGATTCGCCGAAATTGTAGATAACAAACTAGCGACAGTAGCTGTTGAGGGAAAAATGGAGTCTAAAGAAAAGGTAGAGTATAGAGAAGAAACTATTATTCAGTGGGGGGACCTTCATAAGGCATTATTTAAGGATTTCCTAAAAGCCCTATCAGAGGATAGACGCTTCCCGATTGATGGAAAAGACGGTATGAAAAGCCTAGAATTAATTAAGGCCATATATCTATCCTCGGCCAGTAGACAGATTGTAAAGCTACCATTGGACATAAATATTGTTATTTAA